A genome region from Coturnix japonica isolate 7356 chromosome 13, Coturnix japonica 2.1, whole genome shotgun sequence includes the following:
- the SH3TC2 gene encoding SH3 domain and tetratricopeptide repeat-containing protein 2 isoform X2, which produces MLAGGMCPAPALPAHRVCSESPLCIVAGLSCSEASSERLTSSSSTAAFCRLGAGGNAGHMGCCLGAPWHQDLALGCTAEECESCCPRSPLLPPHWDQLQHSTAEHRGRWWWEKTMASGKAGTSEPSSPAEAAEGTPDPSSVLLAAGEGFPPEISLFFSIESRSSRCPNAQLQEAARRKLWALENDDRDVCALFKELSARLLCIQAQEDRFLLTFKTLEEVWKFSTYLTLGYVGHCLEQLLFEQEYWLNCALVEDTEVTVSMDENRLATIYLGLLLQEGHFYSRAVPSACQSEGEGQEGLQLCRNELVHVKNIGEESKWEAISLLTGQRGLVPVAALEPVPHPFYQWFLKNYAMSFGISQEISGTTSQLIVKGKCTATADHRGAAWDELSFSKGDSIEVIGFLLPGLPWFVGKSLSNGNIGFVPVRSVNAEACEPLEKGLVFLSEEENLLLLSIPCNGGEQHFATLLRELARTDITSVYRLDGFEPTAAFPKAPSEAVLRGCKDTQLLESWEEINSLVTASTSEQSSPGSESAPATWEDVLLDKLNDFDDPKFFIDLNAGHMEDADVFEPILTFLNQDSYMPCFQSLYDLSFSFLNSTFYGFSDEDELVLYLETSRNWAKRTHSVWAHVRLCFLLGKLCMKKVKFSQARVYFEEAMSTLDRGLEDLPLLAALHVNLASIYLKQNMKNKFSSLLGKMVALLVCLPSRSFSSEHELRVMMYVLREAIAVGNAPLEARVCFLIVKLFLQLGKNDEVLPFIEHLQCLCTILFRQDTRAVPLDATPILSYLYDKKCLPSIALASARSFVPSGIKGTPTPIWKAGFILQNMSKLLGNQLERSSIPALACSYLKQALHFSCEGRAVTTQRSLSIILSRLYLQHGVLDGAVCYAAQAVAFSRLIGEEEAFESSLSLGWMYLLSSQPGPAADIMGQLLHSLHGTDSVTQGGVVHNLLAIALKGAGQVQKAAENYLQALHKAKETGNKRNQAIALANLGQLSQSRGASQLSELYLLQAAQLYAELQGSEELELELVYVLLWLAQAMVSRRRMEDGKLCYELALVFALKWHNMRSQLHVTEALCHFYSQVCPSLQACITYHEHRVSLAQKLQDRELEGNVRQTLSQLYQALGTPEALRLSLDCTKQSLRIFIDLEDTGKAAEAWLQAGRLYYLMQEDELVDMYFQAAIETALKAENFSLAMDLYEKAGDNFFNGNRHRDQAVEFYRGGAVPLARKLQAIKTELRLFNKLTELQIGLQGYEKALEFATLAARLSIRVGDQLQELVAFHRLATVYYFLQMYEMAEDCYLKTLALRPPMLQCSGEALYYCKVYCHLGNLTLHKLKDEQDAAAYFLLALAAATELGDTELQSLIGAKLADIPRAPRRLVDVPGCATYRARWLSEGGHVV; this is translated from the exons ATGCTGGCTGGTGGGATGTGCCCGGCCCCCGCCTTGCCAGCACACAGGGTCTGCTCTGAAAGCCCATTGTGCATTGTGGCCgggctgagctgcagtgagGCCAGCAGTGAGAGGCTCacttcctccagcagcacagcagcattctGCCGGCTTGGGGCTGGTGGCAATGCTGGACACATGGGCTGCTGTTTGGGGGCCCCTTGGCACCAGGACCTGGCCCTGGGGTGTACAG CTGAGGAGTGTGAGTCCTGCTGCCCCCGCTCACCCCTGCTCCCACCACACTGGGAccaactgcagcacagcacagccgAGCACCGGGGACGATGGTGGTGGGAGAAGACCATGGCATCAG GCAAGGCAGGCACGTCAGAGCCAAGCAGCCCAGCTGAGGCAGCAGAAGGGACCCCAGACCcctcttcagtgctgctggcgGCTGGGGAGGGCTTTCCACCAG AGATCTCACTCTTCTTCTCCATTGAGAGCCGCTCCTCACGGTGCCCCAATgcccagctgcaggaagcagccaGAAGGAAGCTGTGGGCCTTGGAGAATGATGACAGAGATGTCTGCGCTCTGTTCAAG GAGCTGTCAGCCAGGCTGCTGTGCATACAGGCACAGGAAGATCGGTTCCTCCTCACCTTCAAAACCCTGGAAGAAGTCTGGAAGTTTTCTACGTATCTAACTTTAG GCTATGTAGGCCACTGCTTGGAGCAGCTTCTCTTTGAGCAGGAGTACTGGCTGAACTGTGCTCTGGTGGAGGACACAGAGGTCACAGTGTCCATGGATGAAAATCGCTTGGCCACCATATATCTGGGTCTGCTGCTCCAGGAAG GTCACTTTTATTCCAGAGCAGTGCCCAGTGCGTGCCAGTCAGAGGGGGAGGGACAGGAAggtctgcagctctgcaggaatgAGCTTGTCCATGTGAAGAACATTGGAGAGGAATCCAAATGGGAAGCGATATCCTTGCTGACAGGCCAGCGAGGTCTGGTACCTGTGGCTGCCCTAGAGCCAGTACCTCACCCATTCTACCA atggTTTCTGAAGAATTACGCCATGAGTTTTGGTATCTCCCAGGAGATCAGTGGGACAACCTCTCAACTGATTG TCAAAGGCAAATGCACAGCCACAGCGGACCACAGAGGAGCAGCATGGGATGAACTGAGTTTCTCCAAGGGAGACAGCATAGAAGTCATCGGCTTCCTCCTTCCAGGACTCCCGTGGTTTGTGGGCAAATCTCTAAGCAATGGGAACATCGGCTTCGTCCCAGTGCGATCTGTAAATGCTGAGGCTTGTGAACCTCT GGAAAAGGGATTGGTGTTTCTGAGCGAAGAAGAAAACTTGCTCCTCCTGAGCATCCCCTGCAATGGTGGTGAGCAGCACTTTGCCACCCTCCTCAGAGAGCTGGCTCGCACTGACATCACCTCTGTGTACCGCCTGG ATGGTTTTGAACCCACAGCCGCATTCCCGAAAGCACCATCAG AGGCTGTTCTCCGTGGCTGTAAGGACACACAGCTACTCGAGTCCTGGGAGGAGATAAACAGCTTGGTCACAGCCAGCACCTCAGAGCAGTCCAGCCCAGGGAGTGAGTCAGCCCCTGCTACATGGGAAGATGTTCTCCTGGACAAGCTGAATGATTTTGATGATCCCAAGTTCTTCATTGACCTGAATGCTGGACACATGGAAGATGCTGATGTCTTTGAACCTATACTGACCTTCCTTAACCAAGACAGTTATATGCCCTGTTTTCAAAGCCTCTACGAtctcagtttctcctttctcaaCTCCACTTTTTACGGTTTCTCTGATGAGGATGAACTGGTCTTGTACCTCGAGACATCCAGGAACTGGGCCAAGAGGACTCATTCAGTTTGGGCCCATGTCAGGCTCTGTTTCCTCTTGGGTAAGCTCTGTATGAAAAAAGTCAAGTTCTCCCAGGCTCGAGTCTATTTTGAGGAAGCCATGAGCACCCTGGACAGGGGCCTTGAGGACCTGCCCCTGCTGGCTGCCTTGCACGTGAACCTTGCTTCCATCTACCTgaaacagaacatgaaaaacaagttcTCTTCATTGCTGGGAAAAATGGTGGCCTTGCTTGTCTGCTTGCCCAGCCGCTCCTTCAGCTCTGAGCATGAGCTGAGGGTGATGATGTACGTCCTAAGAGAGGCCATTGCTGTGGGGAATGCTCCACTGGAAGCACGAGTCTGCTTCCTCATTGTCAAGCTCTTTCTCCAGCTGGGAAAAAATGATGAAGTGCTGCCCTTTATTGAGCATCTTCAGTGTCTCTGCACCATCTTATTCAGACAGGACACTAGAGCTGTGCCACTGGATGCCACCCCCATCCTGAGCTATTTGTATGACAAGAAGTGCTTGCCAAGCATTGCACTTGCCTCTGCCAGGTCTTTTGTTCCCAGTGGCATCAAAGGGACACCAACACCCATTTGGAAAGCTGGCTTCATCCTTCAAAATATGTCCAAGCTCCTGGGAAACCAGCTGGAGAGGAGCAGCATCCCAGCCCTGGCGTGTTCCTACCTCAAGCAGGCACTGCACTTCTCTTGTGAGGGCAGAGCAGTGACCACTCAGAGGAGTCTGAGCATCATTTTGTCCCGGCTGTACCTTCAGCATGGTGTGCTGGATGGGGCAGTGTGCTATGCAGCCCAGGCTGTGGCCTTCAGCAGGTTGATAGGCGAGGAGGAGGCTTTCGAGTCCTCCCTCTCTCTGGGGTGGATGTACCTTCTGAGCAGCCAGCCAGGCCCAGCAGCAGACATCATGGGGCAGCTCTTACATTCCCTGCACGGGACAGACAGTGTGACGCAGGGTGGAGTGGTGCACAACCTCCTTGCCATTGCCCTTAAAGGAGCAGGGCAGGTGCAGAAGGCCGCAGAAAACTACCTCCAGGCACTGCACAAAGCCAAGGAGACTGGGAACAAGAGGAACCAGGCTATTGCCCTGGCCAACCTGGGGCAGCTGAGCCAGTCGCGGGGGGCGAGTCAGCTGTCTGAGCTCtacctgctgcaggctgcccagctgtatgctgagctgcagggcagtgaggagctggagctggagttGGTGtatgtgctgctgtggctggcACAGGCCATGGTCAGCAGGCGGAGGATGGAAGATGGCAAACTCTGTTATGAACTTGCGCTGGTTTTTGCCCTGAAGTGGCATAATATGAGGA GTCAGCTTCACGTCACTGAGGCTCTTTGCCATTTCTACAGCCAAGTGTGCCCCAGCCTCCAAGCCTGTATTACCTACCATGAGCACCGGGTCTCCTTGGCACAGAAACTCCAGGACAGAGAGCTGGAAGGCAATGTCCGGCAGACCCTCAGCCAGCTCTACCAGGCTTTGGGCACCCCTGA GGCTTTGAGACTGTCACTGGACTGCACCAAACAGAGTCTGAGGATCTTCATTGACCTCGAGGACACTGGCAAGGCAGCAGAggcctggctgcaggcaggaaggCTGTACTATCTCATGCAGGAAGATGAGCTGGTGGATATGTACTTTCAG GCAGCTATTgagactgctctgaaagctgaGAACTTCTCCTTGGCCATGGATCTCTATGAAAAAGCAGGAGATAACTTTTTTAATGGCAACCGACACAGAGATCAAGCAGTGGAGTTTTACAGG GGTGGGGCAGTGCCCTTGGCCAGGAAGCTACAGGCCATTAAGACAGAGCTGCGGCTGTTCAATAAGCTGACGGAGCTTCAGATCGGGCTGCAGGGCTATGAGAAGGCGCTGGAGTTTGCCACGCTGGCAGCCAGGCTGAGCATCAGGGTGG GAGATCAATTGCAAGAGCTGGTTGCATTCCATCGCCTGGCTACAGTCTACTATTTTCTACAGATGTATGAGATGGCTGAAGATTGCTACCTGAAGACACTCGCCCTGCGTCCCCccatgctgcagtgctctggagAAGCCCTGTACTACTGCAAGGTGTATTGCCACCTTGGCAACCTGACCCTGCATAAGCTGAAG GATGAACAGGACGCAGCAGCCTACTTCCTCTTGGCCCTCGCTGCAGCCACTGAGCTGGGAGACACGGAGCTGCAGAGCCTCATTGGTGCCAAGCTGGCCGACATCCCCAGAGCCCCACGGCGACTTGTGGACGTGCCGGGCTGTGCCACGTACCGGGCCAGGTGGCTGAGTGAAGGAGGCCACGTTGTCTGA
- the SH3TC2 gene encoding SH3 domain and tetratricopeptide repeat-containing protein 2 isoform X3: MISGSGKKFLSPYEGVAALGTLTSAPLSTHGDLNGEVGAEVLRGGHAVGPCRSAEECESCCPRSPLLPPHWDQLQHSTAEHRGRWWWEKTMASGKAGTSEPSSPAEAAEGTPDPSSVLLAAGEGFPPEISLFFSIESRSSRCPNAQLQEAARRKLWALENDDRDVCALFKELSARLLCIQAQEDRFLLTFKTLEEVWKFSTYLTLGYVGHCLEQLLFEQEYWLNCALVEDTEVTVSMDENRLATIYLGLLLQEGHFYSRAVPSACQSEGEGQEGLQLCRNELVHVKNIGEESKWEAISLLTGQRGLVPVAALEPVPHPFYQWFLKNYAMSFGISQEISGTTSQLIVKGKCTATADHRGAAWDELSFSKGDSIEVIGFLLPGLPWFVGKSLSNGNIGFVPVRSVNAEACEPLEKGLVFLSEEENLLLLSIPCNGGEQHFATLLRELARTDITSVYRLDGFEPTAAFPKAPSEAVLRGCKDTQLLESWEEINSLVTASTSEQSSPGSESAPATWEDVLLDKLNDFDDPKFFIDLNAGHMEDADVFEPILTFLNQDSYMPCFQSLYDLSFSFLNSTFYGFSDEDELVLYLETSRNWAKRTHSVWAHVRLCFLLGKLCMKKVKFSQARVYFEEAMSTLDRGLEDLPLLAALHVNLASIYLKQNMKNKFSSLLGKMVALLVCLPSRSFSSEHELRVMMYVLREAIAVGNAPLEARVCFLIVKLFLQLGKNDEVLPFIEHLQCLCTILFRQDTRAVPLDATPILSYLYDKKCLPSIALASARSFVPSGIKGTPTPIWKAGFILQNMSKLLGNQLERSSIPALACSYLKQALHFSCEGRAVTTQRSLSIILSRLYLQHGVLDGAVCYAAQAVAFSRLIGEEEAFESSLSLGWMYLLSSQPGPAADIMGQLLHSLHGTDSVTQGGVVHNLLAIALKGAGQVQKAAENYLQALHKAKETGNKRNQAIALANLGQLSQSRGASQLSELYLLQAAQLYAELQGSEELELELVYVLLWLAQAMVSRRRMEDGKLCYELALVFALKWHNMRSQLHVTEALCHFYSQVCPSLQACITYHEHRVSLAQKLQDRELEGNVRQTLSQLYQALGTPEALRLSLDCTKQSLRIFIDLEDTGKAAEAWLQAGRLYYLMQEDELVDMYFQAAIETALKAENFSLAMDLYEKAGDNFFNGNRHRDQAVEFYRGGAVPLARKLQAIKTELRLFNKLTELQIGLQGYEKALEFATLAARLSIRVGDQLQELVAFHRLATVYYFLQMYEMAEDCYLKTLALRPPMLQCSGEALYYCKVYCHLGNLTLHKLKDEQDAAAYFLLALAAATELGDTELQSLIGAKLADIPRAPRRLVDVPGCATYRARWLSEGGHVV, translated from the exons ATGATAAGTGGCTCTGGGAAGAAATTCCTTTCCCCATATGAGGGAGTGGCGGCGCTGGGCACACTCACGTCTGCACCTCTGAGCACACACGGGGACCTGAATGGAGAGGTGGGAGCTGAGGTTCTGCGAGGAGGACACGCTGTGGGGCCCTGCAGATCAG CTGAGGAGTGTGAGTCCTGCTGCCCCCGCTCACCCCTGCTCCCACCACACTGGGAccaactgcagcacagcacagccgAGCACCGGGGACGATGGTGGTGGGAGAAGACCATGGCATCAG GCAAGGCAGGCACGTCAGAGCCAAGCAGCCCAGCTGAGGCAGCAGAAGGGACCCCAGACCcctcttcagtgctgctggcgGCTGGGGAGGGCTTTCCACCAG AGATCTCACTCTTCTTCTCCATTGAGAGCCGCTCCTCACGGTGCCCCAATgcccagctgcaggaagcagccaGAAGGAAGCTGTGGGCCTTGGAGAATGATGACAGAGATGTCTGCGCTCTGTTCAAG GAGCTGTCAGCCAGGCTGCTGTGCATACAGGCACAGGAAGATCGGTTCCTCCTCACCTTCAAAACCCTGGAAGAAGTCTGGAAGTTTTCTACGTATCTAACTTTAG GCTATGTAGGCCACTGCTTGGAGCAGCTTCTCTTTGAGCAGGAGTACTGGCTGAACTGTGCTCTGGTGGAGGACACAGAGGTCACAGTGTCCATGGATGAAAATCGCTTGGCCACCATATATCTGGGTCTGCTGCTCCAGGAAG GTCACTTTTATTCCAGAGCAGTGCCCAGTGCGTGCCAGTCAGAGGGGGAGGGACAGGAAggtctgcagctctgcaggaatgAGCTTGTCCATGTGAAGAACATTGGAGAGGAATCCAAATGGGAAGCGATATCCTTGCTGACAGGCCAGCGAGGTCTGGTACCTGTGGCTGCCCTAGAGCCAGTACCTCACCCATTCTACCA atggTTTCTGAAGAATTACGCCATGAGTTTTGGTATCTCCCAGGAGATCAGTGGGACAACCTCTCAACTGATTG TCAAAGGCAAATGCACAGCCACAGCGGACCACAGAGGAGCAGCATGGGATGAACTGAGTTTCTCCAAGGGAGACAGCATAGAAGTCATCGGCTTCCTCCTTCCAGGACTCCCGTGGTTTGTGGGCAAATCTCTAAGCAATGGGAACATCGGCTTCGTCCCAGTGCGATCTGTAAATGCTGAGGCTTGTGAACCTCT GGAAAAGGGATTGGTGTTTCTGAGCGAAGAAGAAAACTTGCTCCTCCTGAGCATCCCCTGCAATGGTGGTGAGCAGCACTTTGCCACCCTCCTCAGAGAGCTGGCTCGCACTGACATCACCTCTGTGTACCGCCTGG ATGGTTTTGAACCCACAGCCGCATTCCCGAAAGCACCATCAG AGGCTGTTCTCCGTGGCTGTAAGGACACACAGCTACTCGAGTCCTGGGAGGAGATAAACAGCTTGGTCACAGCCAGCACCTCAGAGCAGTCCAGCCCAGGGAGTGAGTCAGCCCCTGCTACATGGGAAGATGTTCTCCTGGACAAGCTGAATGATTTTGATGATCCCAAGTTCTTCATTGACCTGAATGCTGGACACATGGAAGATGCTGATGTCTTTGAACCTATACTGACCTTCCTTAACCAAGACAGTTATATGCCCTGTTTTCAAAGCCTCTACGAtctcagtttctcctttctcaaCTCCACTTTTTACGGTTTCTCTGATGAGGATGAACTGGTCTTGTACCTCGAGACATCCAGGAACTGGGCCAAGAGGACTCATTCAGTTTGGGCCCATGTCAGGCTCTGTTTCCTCTTGGGTAAGCTCTGTATGAAAAAAGTCAAGTTCTCCCAGGCTCGAGTCTATTTTGAGGAAGCCATGAGCACCCTGGACAGGGGCCTTGAGGACCTGCCCCTGCTGGCTGCCTTGCACGTGAACCTTGCTTCCATCTACCTgaaacagaacatgaaaaacaagttcTCTTCATTGCTGGGAAAAATGGTGGCCTTGCTTGTCTGCTTGCCCAGCCGCTCCTTCAGCTCTGAGCATGAGCTGAGGGTGATGATGTACGTCCTAAGAGAGGCCATTGCTGTGGGGAATGCTCCACTGGAAGCACGAGTCTGCTTCCTCATTGTCAAGCTCTTTCTCCAGCTGGGAAAAAATGATGAAGTGCTGCCCTTTATTGAGCATCTTCAGTGTCTCTGCACCATCTTATTCAGACAGGACACTAGAGCTGTGCCACTGGATGCCACCCCCATCCTGAGCTATTTGTATGACAAGAAGTGCTTGCCAAGCATTGCACTTGCCTCTGCCAGGTCTTTTGTTCCCAGTGGCATCAAAGGGACACCAACACCCATTTGGAAAGCTGGCTTCATCCTTCAAAATATGTCCAAGCTCCTGGGAAACCAGCTGGAGAGGAGCAGCATCCCAGCCCTGGCGTGTTCCTACCTCAAGCAGGCACTGCACTTCTCTTGTGAGGGCAGAGCAGTGACCACTCAGAGGAGTCTGAGCATCATTTTGTCCCGGCTGTACCTTCAGCATGGTGTGCTGGATGGGGCAGTGTGCTATGCAGCCCAGGCTGTGGCCTTCAGCAGGTTGATAGGCGAGGAGGAGGCTTTCGAGTCCTCCCTCTCTCTGGGGTGGATGTACCTTCTGAGCAGCCAGCCAGGCCCAGCAGCAGACATCATGGGGCAGCTCTTACATTCCCTGCACGGGACAGACAGTGTGACGCAGGGTGGAGTGGTGCACAACCTCCTTGCCATTGCCCTTAAAGGAGCAGGGCAGGTGCAGAAGGCCGCAGAAAACTACCTCCAGGCACTGCACAAAGCCAAGGAGACTGGGAACAAGAGGAACCAGGCTATTGCCCTGGCCAACCTGGGGCAGCTGAGCCAGTCGCGGGGGGCGAGTCAGCTGTCTGAGCTCtacctgctgcaggctgcccagctgtatgctgagctgcagggcagtgaggagctggagctggagttGGTGtatgtgctgctgtggctggcACAGGCCATGGTCAGCAGGCGGAGGATGGAAGATGGCAAACTCTGTTATGAACTTGCGCTGGTTTTTGCCCTGAAGTGGCATAATATGAGGA GTCAGCTTCACGTCACTGAGGCTCTTTGCCATTTCTACAGCCAAGTGTGCCCCAGCCTCCAAGCCTGTATTACCTACCATGAGCACCGGGTCTCCTTGGCACAGAAACTCCAGGACAGAGAGCTGGAAGGCAATGTCCGGCAGACCCTCAGCCAGCTCTACCAGGCTTTGGGCACCCCTGA GGCTTTGAGACTGTCACTGGACTGCACCAAACAGAGTCTGAGGATCTTCATTGACCTCGAGGACACTGGCAAGGCAGCAGAggcctggctgcaggcaggaaggCTGTACTATCTCATGCAGGAAGATGAGCTGGTGGATATGTACTTTCAG GCAGCTATTgagactgctctgaaagctgaGAACTTCTCCTTGGCCATGGATCTCTATGAAAAAGCAGGAGATAACTTTTTTAATGGCAACCGACACAGAGATCAAGCAGTGGAGTTTTACAGG GGTGGGGCAGTGCCCTTGGCCAGGAAGCTACAGGCCATTAAGACAGAGCTGCGGCTGTTCAATAAGCTGACGGAGCTTCAGATCGGGCTGCAGGGCTATGAGAAGGCGCTGGAGTTTGCCACGCTGGCAGCCAGGCTGAGCATCAGGGTGG GAGATCAATTGCAAGAGCTGGTTGCATTCCATCGCCTGGCTACAGTCTACTATTTTCTACAGATGTATGAGATGGCTGAAGATTGCTACCTGAAGACACTCGCCCTGCGTCCCCccatgctgcagtgctctggagAAGCCCTGTACTACTGCAAGGTGTATTGCCACCTTGGCAACCTGACCCTGCATAAGCTGAAG GATGAACAGGACGCAGCAGCCTACTTCCTCTTGGCCCTCGCTGCAGCCACTGAGCTGGGAGACACGGAGCTGCAGAGCCTCATTGGTGCCAAGCTGGCCGACATCCCCAGAGCCCCACGGCGACTTGTGGACGTGCCGGGCTGTGCCACGTACCGGGCCAGGTGGCTGAGTGAAGGAGGCCACGTTGTCTGA